The Raphanus sativus cultivar WK10039 chromosome 6, ASM80110v3, whole genome shotgun sequence sequence ttagaatttatgatttaaaatttattcttttataatctataatttatttatttatgtgacattaatatttatgacaatataattgaaataaggaaagaggtgaattcataaAGTTCACCTCatgggtgaacctaagtattgttccaATAATAACTCCTAATAATCAACAAGTTGATGTAAATTTTAGTTGTCTTGGGAAAAGAGAAGACCGATTAGGTAACTTCACATGGTGTCATCATTCATCAATCCAACGTTCACTATTAAATTtcacaacaaaataaaacaattaaaaagaccATCAACTGATCCAACGACAAAATCTCAAACTTGGAACCAAAAAGACAATTCAATCTATCTCTTCGATAGTCTTTTGCTGCTTTGGTAAAGAGATTCTCATATCTGTTGGAACTCTATTAATTTGTCTCCTTGACACCTCTCTCTGGATCCTTACTATGTATATGTAATTAGCTGCTTGTAGGTACATAATCGATCTATGTCATATTAGCAGTGTTTCGATCttcttgaacatgttttcttgatttttgtGTCTGTTTTTTCCTCTGCAGAGACTCTTGATTTTTCAAAGCTAAGCTCTCATGCATGGGTTCTGTAATAAGCTTGAGCTGTTCCAAGAAGAAATCAACTACTCAGGACAAGGACTTCTcaaacaaaactttcaaaatatcaaagACATGTTCATTGAACGATCAAGATTCATACTACAGATTGTTTCCAAATCTTCCTGATGAGTTATCTATACAAATTCTTGCTAGGCTCCCAAGAATCTGCTATTCGAATGTTCGGTTAGTTTCACGGAGGTGGAGATCAGCTGTATCTACCTCTGAGCTGTTTACTCTAAGGAAACAGCTTGGTAAGACAGAGGAATGGCTCTATGTGCTGACTAAAGGCCAAGATGATAACCTTTCGTGGTACGCTTTAGATCCAGTGTCTACAAGATGGCAGAGACTGCCTCCATTGCCTGTTATTGTTTACGAAGAGGAATCTACTACAAGTAACAAACTCGTTGAGATAGCGACGAGCTTGCTCGGTAGAAAAGAGGTCTCTGAGCCCGAGGAAACGCCCTTCTGTGGATGTGCTATTGGTTCCATCGATGGGTGTCTCTATGTTCTTGGAGGGCTCTCTAGGTCTAAAACCGTGAGCTCGGTTTGGCGGTTTGACCCGGTTCTTAACTCCTGGAGTGAAGTGAGTTCCATGTTGGCGAACCGTGCTAATTCCAAAATAGGAGTGTTGGACAAGAAGCTTTATGTTGTTGGAGGTGTTGAGAGTCGACGTGGAAGATTATATCCGCTTCAGACAGCTGAGGTTTACGATCCAGAGACCGATGTTTGGTCAGAGGTTCCGGACATGCCTTTCTCAAAGGCGCAACTGTTGCCTAGCGACGAGTTCTTGGCTGACATGTTGAAGCCTATAGCCACGGGGATGACTTGTTACAACGGTAGGTTATGCGTTACTCAGAGTTTATACTCTTGTCCTTTCTTTTATGATGCTGGAGGAAATGTTTACGATCCGGAGACGAATCTCTGGGGTGATATGCCGTCTGGTATGGGTAAAGGTTGGCCTGCAAGGCAAGCGGGTACGAAGCTGAGTGTTGTGGTGGGTGCTGAGTTATATGGTTttgatccttcttcttcttcggtggAGGATGGGAGAGTTAAGGTTTATGATCAAGAGGAAGATACTTGGAAAGTTGTTATTGGTGAAGTCCCTGTTTATGATGAGACAGATTCAAAATcttcttatttgtttgctgggtTTCATGGGAAGCTTCATTTTATTACTAGAGATTCTAACTGTAACGTTACAGTATTAAGGGCCGATGTTAATGAGATCCCAGGCTCTTCATTATCGTCTATCTCCAAGCCTGTTTTGGGTGCATGCTCTTTGAAGGAAAAGGACAATGTAGATAACAAGTCAGACAGTGATATTTGGAAAGTCATTGCAAGCAAGGACTTAGGTGCTGCTGAACTTTTTAGCTGCCAAGTTATAGATATATGAAAACCAAGAATCTTTGCTCATTTATTGTGGGACATTAAGAGTTTCTGTGTACAGCCAAAATCAACAGTTTGAAGCTTTGTGATATGTTCTTCCAAAGATTATCTTAGTCTAATTCTTTGATGGTCCTGATTCTATATACTTCTCCTGGCTTTGGCTGGCATGTAAGCTTGAACAATAAGATGTTATGTAACAATATATAGTTGGTGTTAGGTCAAATTATGTGATTCAGGCTCTCAGCCGCATTACTTGATCTTTTCATTCTCTAATGTCTTTCTTTTAAGCACTTTGATTCACATCACAACATTTCCTATTTCACACATATATAAGATTCTAAAGCAAATCCTGTATATGTATTCCTATTTCCTAGGGTTTCTAAATATtcttaatatatacatacaatgACATATCAGTTCCTGAAAGTAGAAAAAAATGTCTTTCTTTGTGTCCTATTGATTCAATTACAAAAGTTCAGCTGTTGAAGCTCCTCCccttttatttagttaatcCATCTCAATTTTTACATGGTTTCTTGATTATTTTACTTAACCGGAATTGTCGGTTCGGTTGAGAAtctctatttgattatttgCGTGGTTCTTCTATAACGGTGGACCTAAGGACCCAACACTATGGATGTTGCAGGCAGAAGAAAATaggtaaaaagaaaatatgataatatGGTTGATGCCTTGGAATGAAGAACGCCTTATCATAAGAGTTTCTCCATCCCCGTTCTATAATTATCTCTAtcccatttatagagtaaatggagtagaaaatggagtaatgaacaaaaaataaaatcattactCTATTTAAAATGGagtagtgaacaaaaaataaaatcattactCTATTGttcattattctatttttcactctatttactctataaatggagtaaattatggagtgaaGATAAAAATGACCCTAATCATAAGCTAAACCACCTCTGGAATCTTATTTCACACTTCACCCTCACTTTTTTTATCTTCCCTTTTCTTTTATAGTGAAAgttggtttttaaatatttgaacgaatctttacaaaaaaaaatattttaacgaATCTGTTAtgtcattaattatcatattacTTTAACATGATGTGAAGGAAACATTTAACCCAAAAATGATGTAAAGGAAACAGTCTTCTTTTTCTGAATGCATGCATATCACTAGGCCGTTATTTATTTCATTCAAAGCATGTATTGTGTGTTTTGTGGAATGCACGAACAGATTTTTCCTACAtaacaacttaaaaaaaaaggtttttttagtaggtttttttttttggaacactagTAGGTTTATTTACATTTGGTTTCATTACTTACAAACAACACTAAAATTAATGAGTAAGGTATGAGGGCATTATGTTATTAAATACTCCcatttttaaattagtttaggCTTATATAGTTGGTGGCTGCCATTTTCCAACCATTTGGGGATTAATAAATGTCTGCTCATCCTAAATTCCAGAATCGTCCCATAAATTTATGTATTGGAGGAACAAAATGCTACATAATTGAGATGATTTGTCGTGGTGGGGGGAaccacaaataaataaaaaaatcattttccttttaaaatataaataaatgtcaGAGTATCAATACCCACTATATAAGAATGATTGAAATCCACTTGTACATTTTTTTGGAAATCCACTTGTGAAAGACTAGAAGCCCAAACTGTCATgctctcatttttttttatttagtacaACATGGCCAGAGGTTACTCATTATTTACACCAAGAAAAAAGTTTCCTACCTACACAAAGTTTACACTAATATAGTAAAAACCatccaaaatatcaaaatatgtcAATAACTACACGaaatttatgttaatacatGTCACATGTACGAAGTAAATGATAATACATTGGCAACATCACAACCGGATTTAATTGATCTTAAGCTAAATTAATGAGGACAATCcgtaatttattaaacttaataaatttaattgattttattaataaaattaataattattaaacttaataaaattagtaatttattaaacttaacaAACTTAACAAACATAATAactttttaacataataaaatttttaaacttaataaaattacaaatttattaaaattaataaacataataatatttttaacttaataaaattaccatttttaaacttattaattttttgaactTAATAAGTTTAtcaaacttaataaatttaataaacttgattgattttattaataaacttaataattatttaaacttaataaaattataatctattAAACTTCaggaaatatttttaataaatttaataaatctatTAAACTTTTTTCCTTAAGTtcaataaattattaaacttaaatttaataaacttgatttattttattaataaacttaataattatttaaacttaataaaattataatttattaaacttcatgaaaaaagtttaataaatttaataaattgaataaatctgtaaaaaaaatttCCTTAAGTTtagtaaattataattttattaagtttaaataattattgagtttattaataaaatcaatcaaggttattaagtttaataaacttattaagtttaataaatttaatacgtttaataattttattaagttaaaaattattatgtttattaagtttaataatttgtaattttattaagttaaaaaactattatttttgttaagtttattaagtttaataaattagtaattttataaagtttaataattatttagtttattaataaaatcaattaaatttattaagctTAAGATCAATTAAACCCGATTGTGATGTTGCCAacatattatcatttatttcGTACATGTGACATGTATTAACATAATTTCGTGTAGTTGTTGAcacattttgatattttggatGGTTTGCACCATATTAGTGTAAATTTCGTGTAGCTGAGAAACTTTTTTCCCCATAGATATAACGAATATATTCTtgtattgttaatatatatatcaccatCAGACAATCTTAATTCACAAGTCTGTAAATCATACATCTTATTCTTATTACAAATTATCAGAAatgaaaacagaaaagaaaagtaTAATTATGAGATTAACGAGGGGTAGAAAAGTCAAATGAAGGATTCAGGTAGTGGTAGTGTGATCTGAAGAAGAATCTCACTTGACAAATTAAGTTCTGCTGTTCAAAGACACACAACCTTTGAACCAACTtgtctctcttttcttctttattcTTAAAAAGATTCTTGTTTCTGACGAGAAAACAGAAAGATGGGAGGTGAAGATTGGATAGAACTCAAGTTCAGACTCGCAGATGGCACCGACGTAGGTCCCACCAAGTAAGTCCATCTATGACTGTCTGTTCTCTCAAAGAGAAGATCATTTCTCAATGGCCTAAAGGTTCTGTTCTTCTTTCTCAGGACTGTTGGGTTCAGTCTCACTTGATTTCATTGCTTGATGGGTTCCTTTGTTTAAAGTTTCTGTCTTTCCCATATGTTTTGATTGTATGAAAAGTTCAtctttataaccaaaaaaaaaaaaataaagttcatCTTGCCTTAAGTTTGGGTACTGAGCTTTATAAAGATTGAGCTTTAACAGATGAATGGTACTGTAATTGTATATTGCTTTTTCATGGCTTAGATGTTTGGTAACCATGGTCTTAGTTTTGAATGATACTAATACTTACTACTTAAGGTTTGTGTTGGAACTGCAAATTTTCAAgtgtttctctctgtttttgacAGACTCAGAATATATTCCACTGAGTGTTAATGATGTGAAGCTCATCACTGCCGGTAAAATACTGGACAACAATAGGACGCTTGCTGAATCCAGGCTTCCCGTTGGAATGATCAGCACcatgcatcttcttcttcccccTCCTACTTTACACAAAAAGAGTGGTACGTTTTTTCAATACCTCTGTATACATTTATTTGATCATCCCTTGAATCCTCTTTGTCACTATGGTTCTCAGCTTCCAATCTTCCATTTTTCAAAGGTTTTAGATCAATAGTAATGAGGGGTCATAATCATCTTATTATATGAATCTTTTACATGTCCACAGAAAAAATTCAAGTTGATCCTCCAACAAAGAACCGCTGTGTGTGCACCATTTTGTAGCTGCAAGTTAACTGGATCatagagattttttttatcCTTAAACTGATAATATAGCACTGGGTGATGATTCTCCGTGGAACAGCTTCCATAGCCTCAAACAAGCTTTGAGGAAGTTCCCTTCAGTAACAAGATGATTGGCATAGATAGACTTGAAAATAAAGGATCTTCATTCCAGAGTTCGGTTTTCATTTTGTGTGGtcgataatttatttttcatttttatttcattgttttatCAAAAAGGGGGTCGAGATCATgtactatgtttttttttttggaaggaTGTTTCTTTTGTATATGTACAGTATGTTCAGAACAACCAGTTTATAAGaccaaaaataacaatagtttaCTGGTATTGATGAACGGTTTAATAGCATTGGTTTCTTGGTTCTTCAGAGTCATCGTCAGCTCCTTCAATCTCTGCAAACTTGAGGCTTAGCTGAGAGTAGCGGTTATGCATCTCCTATAGTTTCACAAACTGATTGTAGAATAGGTTTAATAAGAACTTGCTCTCTTATTAATCTCTTGAGAAAATCACTCAAAACTCAAGAACCCTAATACAATTTCCAAAACTCTCTTAAAGGTTGCAACAAGTCTGCAACTTCTTTTATAGggatataacttttttttcctAATCGACTTAACATTATTGAGATATTTCCTAATTTCTATAATTTCCAAAACAAGATGAAACTAGGATTGCTTGCTCTTCAAGCTTACTTCCTACATtctcccccttaagcttgaaATCCCCAAGTCTTCAATTCCAATCATGCTCCTCATTTCTTTGTACCGAATTCGTCCAAGTCCTTTAGTCAAGATGTCTGCTGTTTGTTCATTCCCTGGTACGTGTTGCACCTCGATTTGATCGTTGTCAACACATTCACGAATGAAGTGGTATTGTCGATGTATATGCTTGCTTTGCCCATGGAACACCGGATTCTTTGTTAACGCGATTGCAGACTTATTGTCAATAAGTAGTACTACTTTCTCACACTTCTTCCCCACGACTTCACCAAGTAAATCCTGGAGCCAAATAGCTTGCTTTGTCGCTTCAGTGGCTGCCATAAACTCTGCTTCACATGATGAAAGAGCAACTGTTTCTTGTTTCTGAGAACTCCAGGTTATGGGCTAGTTCGAGAGATAGAACATATGTCTCGTTGTACTGCATCCGTCATCTTCATCCACATTATGACTTGCATCGCTATAGCCAACTAGCTTTACTTCTGCTGCACGTTTAAATGTCAAGCCATGAGCAAGTGAACCTTTCAAATACCGCAGAATCTGTTTTATAGCTGCAGCGTGTGAGATCTTTGGAGCCTGCATATATCTACTCATGACACCAACTGCAAAGGAGAGATCAGGCCGGGTGTGGAGAAGGTATCTAAGACAGCCTATGGTTCTTCTGTAGTCCTTCTCGTCGACACTGGATTCCTCGTAAGCCTTGGACAGAGTTAAGCTTGGATCGAATGGAACATGAACTGCATTGCAGTCTTGCATTCCGGTTTCCTCTAGGATCTTATTTGCATATCTTTCCTGTCTCAATGTGATCCTTTCACTATGTTGATCAACCTCAATGCCCAAGTAGTATGTCAGCAATCCTAAATCGCTCATCTCAAACTTCGCAGCCATTCCTTTCTTGAACTCATCGATCATCTCTAGACTTGTACCAGTTACCAAAAGATCGTCAACGTAAACTGCCACAAGTAGCAGGTGTTCTTTATTGACTCGACGATACAATGCTGGTTCCTTGGAGCATCTTTCGAACCTTAGTTCACTCAGTACCTTGTTTAGTTTTTCATTCCACGCTCTCGGAGCTTGGCGTAGACCATAAAGAGCCTTTCTCAGTTTGTAAACTTTATTCTCTTGACCCTTGACTTCAAAACCTTCTGGCTGAGAAACATATACTTCTTCTTTAAGATCTCCATGCAAGAACGCGGTTTTGACGTCCAAGTGATGCACTTGCCACCCTTTTGTTGCCGCTAGAGCTAGTAAGAAACGGACAGTCTCTATGCGAGCCACCGGTGCAAACACTTCATCGAAGTCAATACCGTGTCGTTGTATATAACCCTTTGCTACCAATCTTGCTTTGAATTTGTTTATACTTCCATCGGAGTTGCGTTTGATCTTAAAGATCCATTTGAGTCCGATCGCTTTTGCTCCAGCCGGAAGTTCCACCAAGTCCCACGTTCTGTTTTTCACTATTGATTTAATCTCATCTTGGCAAGCATCTCTCCATACTTTCTCCTCCTTTGCTTCCTGGTAGCTCCATGGTTCATCGTTTATACTTAACAACAATCTTTCTCCTTCAAGCTCAGCCAACAAGATGTAATCATCCAAGTAACCAGGCTGTTTTCTTATTCTCTGAGAACGTCTCAACACGGGCTCTGCTTCATCCCCATCACTCTCGTCATCCTCTTGATCTTCTTCATTCTCCATTGACGTGTTTGGTTCAGGTGTGGGTGTAGTCTCATCGGGATTAGATATTGTGATGATATCATTGATGCCATGATTGCCGTATTGACTGATATTGATCTGAAAAGATCCGCTTGTGTCTTCTTTGTTACTTGTCGTCCAATCCCAGCCTTTGCTCTCGTCAAATATTACATCCCTACTGACCATTACTCTTTTATTTGTTGGGTCAAAGAGTCTATAGGTTTTTGATCCTGGTCCGATCCCAAGATGTACGAGCTTTATTGACCTGTTATCAAGTTTCCTCAGATGCTGTGACTCTACTTTTGCGAATCCAATGCAGCCAAAGATACGCAGATGACCGACGTATGGCTTCTTGCCTTTGAACAACTCGTATGGAGTCTTGGCGTTGATGACACGACTTGCTGCCctatttataatatatgtagCATGTCTTACCGCTTCGCCCCAAAGATAGTTTGGCATCTCCATATGTTTCAAGATACTTCTTGTCATGTTGAGAAGCGTTCGATTTCTCCTCTCTACTACCCCGTTCTGTTGAGGAGTATACGGAGCTGTTAGATGCCTTTGTATCCCGTGTTCTTCACAATAAGAGTTAAACTCATTGGATGTGAATTCACCACCACGATCTGTCCTTAGTGTTTTTATTGTGGCTTTGCTCTCTTTCTCAACAATGGCCTTAAAGTTCTTGAACTTCTCGAATGCTTCCCCTTTAGTACTTAAGAGCATCGTCCACATGTATCTACTGTGATCATCAATTAATACA is a genomic window containing:
- the LOC108809711 gene encoding F-box/kelch-repeat protein At1g22040-like; the protein is MGSVISLSCSKKKSTTQDKDFSNKTFKISKTCSLNDQDSYYRLFPNLPDELSIQILARLPRICYSNVRLVSRRWRSAVSTSELFTLRKQLGKTEEWLYVLTKGQDDNLSWYALDPVSTRWQRLPPLPVIVYEEESTTSNKLVEIATSLLGRKEVSEPEETPFCGCAIGSIDGCLYVLGGLSRSKTVSSVWRFDPVLNSWSEVSSMLANRANSKIGVLDKKLYVVGGVESRRGRLYPLQTAEVYDPETDVWSEVPDMPFSKAQLLPSDEFLADMLKPIATGMTCYNGRLCVTQSLYSCPFFYDAGGNVYDPETNLWGDMPSGMGKGWPARQAGTKLSVVVGAELYGFDPSSSSVEDGRVKVYDQEEDTWKVVIGEVPVYDETDSKSSYLFAGFHGKLHFITRDSNCNVTVLRADVNEIPGSSLSSISKPVLGACSLKEKDNVDNKSDSDIWKVIASKDLGAAELFSCQVIDI